The genomic stretch GGTCAAACGCCTGATCATGGTCGGGCGCGACCTCGAACGCCTGGAACGCAGCGCCGCCACCCTGCGCCGGGCCGTGAAGGACACCGAGATCATCACGACGACCTCGTATGACGGCCTGCGCGAGGCCGCGCTGATCTTCACCGCGACCAGCGACCCCAATCCCGTCATCTTCCCGCAGCACGTGCAGCCCGGCGCGTGGATCTTCGACGAGGGCCGCCCCGCCGACGTGGACGAGAGCGTCCGGACCGTGCCGGGGGTGCGGATCATTCCGGGCGGCGTGGTGCGCCCGCCGGGCGGCATGACCAGCCACATTGACCTCCAGTTCGGAGAGGGCGCGGTGCCCGCGTGTCTGGCCGAGACGCTGATCATCGCCGCGACCGGCGAGCACGGCCGCAAGAGCCTGGGCCAGCAGACCCTGTCCGAAAACATCAATTTCTTCGTCGAAGAGGCGCACAAGCTGGGCTTTGAGGTCGTGGACTGAGGTGAGGGAACCGCTGTCACGGCTCCGGTGACAGCAGGCTTCAAGCCGACCGCTGTTCCGTGCGTCACATCTTCAACAGGTCTTCACCTAAGCTGCCTATGCTACCCCGGTGATGCTGTTCTCCCTGCGGCGCCTGGTGCCGGTTCTGGTGCTGCTGGCCTTCACTCTCCCGGTCGCCGGGGCGGCTGACCTGCCCCTGTGGCCGGGCTCCATGCAGCCGCCGGCGCCGCTGTCGGTGCCCCCACCGCCGTGCGAGGCCCCCACCGGCCGTCTGGCCCTGCGCCTGTGGGAGCTGGCGCGCCAGGAGGCCGGGCCAGACCTGACGTGCGGGAACGCCTTCCTGGGGTTCCTGCGGACGCCCCGCAGCGCCGATACGCCACGGGATGCCTTCCAGATCACCGCCGAACAGATCCGCGCCGCCCGCAGCGAGGTGCTGCTCACGACCATGGAATGGCGGGCGGGGGCCGGAAATCCCGGAATGACCTTCGCTCAGGCAGTGCGCGACCTGTACGCGAAGGTGGCCGCCGACCCCGCCGCGTACCCGCAGGGCATGACCGTGCGGCTGCTGCTGGGCGGGTTCCCTGACGTGATCCGCCCGGACGGCGCGACCCAGCCGCTGCTGGCCGCCCGCGACCTGCGCTCTCTGGGCGTGCCGCTGCGCGACGACCGCGTGGGCTGGACGCTGACGGTGCTGAATTACCGCTACCTTCCACACAGCCACGTGAAACTGCATGTCATCGACGGCACGGACATGACCGTGGCCGGGTACAACTACACCGACTGGCATCTGCCGTCCAGCGAGCCCGGCGGCCGTGACCTGCGCGACCTGGGCCTGCGGGTGTCCGGCCCGGTCGCGCAGAGCGGGGTGGCAGTCTTCGACGATCTGTGGCGGCACAGCCTGGAATTGGTCTGTCCGGCCGACGTCGCGGCTGGCGACGTCGCGGCACGCTGCACGATGCAGGCCGCCCCGCCCCCCAGCCACCCGGCGCCGGCGCGGGCCGCCGTTGCGACCGGGACAGCGCGGGCCTTCATGCTGTACCGCCGCACTGGGGTCGACCACGCCGATCTGGCCCATCTGGCCCTGCTGGACGGGGCCCTCACGCAGGTCGATCTCATGCAGGCGGACTTCGGCCCACCCCTGACCTGCTGGTATGCGTACCTCAATCCGTCCACGTGCCCGGTGCGCGAGTGGACGACATACATGACCCATGTGCTGGCTGCCATGCAGCGCGGCGTGCACGTGCGGCTGCTGCTGGTCAGCTACGGCATCGGGGCCGCCCCGAACCGCAGTGGCGTCGCGCTGCTGCGCCGCGAACTGCGCCGCCGGGGCCTGGAAGACCGTTTCGAGGCCCGCTACACGACCGCGAACATGCACACCAAGACGCTGACGGTCGACAACGAGATCGTGGTGACGGGCAGCATGAACTTCCACTTCGCGTCGTGGGGCAGCCTGGGTCTGGCCGAGGCGGCCCTGGCCACCGACGACCCCACAGCTGTGGCCGAGCAGAACGCGAGTTTCGAGGAGGTGTGGAACACCGGCAGCCGCCCGGTTCCCGAAGAACGCTGGCAGCCGAACGTCGTGCAGGATCTGGTGGACTGACCTGGCGGGTGGGCGAGCGGCGGCCCGCGCACGGTCTGCGGGACGGGCCTTCCGTAGACTGTCAGGATGAAGGTCTCTGCTGTCGTGTGCCCGTCGTCGAGGTATGACCATGATTGAGCGCGTGTTCCTGGCCCGGCCCCGTGGGTTCTGCGCGGGGGTCGTCATGGCGATCCAGGCGGTCGAGCGGGCCGCCGTGACCGAGGAGCGGCCGGTGACGGTGTATCACTCCATCGTCCACAACCACACGGTCGTCGAGCGGCTGTCGGCCGCGCACGGGGTGCATTTTGTCGAGGATCTCGATGCGGTGGAGGCGCTGCCCCAGGGGGGCGAGACCGTCGTGTTCAGCGCCCACGGCATCAGCCCGAGGGTGCGCGAGCGGGCGCGGGCCCTGGGTCTGGCGACCATCGACGCGACGTGCCCGCTGGTCACGAAGGTGCACACCGAGGCCAAGAAGTACGCCCGCGAGGGGTACACCATCCTGCTGATCGGCGACAGTGCCCAGCACCAGGAGGTGATCGGCACGCGGGGGGAGGCCCCGGACAGCACCATTCTGGTGGGCGTGCTCGGCAAGACCGGCGAGGGCCTGCACGACCCCCACACCGTCGAGGTGCCCGATCCGCAGAAGCTGGTCGTGCTGACCCAGACGACCCTGAGCGTGGACGACACCCGCCGCACCGTGGACATCCTGAAGGCCCGCTTCCCGGCGCTGGTGGTGCCGCCCAGCGAGGATCTGTGCTACGCCACCAAAAACCGCCAGGACGCCGTGAAGGCCATTGCGCCGCAGGTGGACGCCTTCCTGGTGCTCACCAGCACGCATTCCAGCAACGGCATGCGCCTGCTGGAGCTGGCCGCCGAGTCCTGTGGGCGGGCCGAGCGTCTGGAGACCGTGGCGGATCTGGACAGGATCGACCTGAGCGGGGTGAGCAGCGTGGGCATCACGTCGGCCGCGAGCACGCCGGACGATCTGGTGCAGGCGGTCGTGGCCCACTTCCGGACGCTGAATCCGGCCCTGGCGGTCATCGAGGAGGGCGAGTGGGAGGACATCGAGTTCCGCGAGCCGAGGAAGATCCTGCCGGGTGACGCCCTGCCGCGCACGATGCAGTGACCGTCTCCCCTGTTCACGTGGACGCGCTGGCCGCCGCGTTCCGTGTGCTCGTGGCGTGGCAGGTCGTGTGGGGCCTGATCGCATTCGTGTCGATCTGGCGCGACAAGGTGCTGGCGTCCGGCGGACGCCGCCGTGTGCCCGAACGGACGCTGCACCGCACCGAGGCATGGGGCGGGTGGGCCGGATCGCTGCTGGCCCAGCAGGTGTTCCGACATAAGACCCGCAAGCTGAGCTACCAGCGGGTCTTCTGGCGCATCGCGGTGCTGTGGATCGTGGGCGATGTCGTCCTGGCGGCCCTCTGGATCGCCGTGGTGCTCTGACCACACGCTTTCCCTTGCATTTGAGATGTGATTCTCGGATTGACTTTCCATGTGATACCTTCAGCGGCATGATCGTGGTGAAGGTGGGCGGCAGTGCAGGCATCGATTACGACGCGGTATGTGCCGATATCGCGGCCCGGTGGGCAGCGGGCGAGAAACTTATCCTGGTACACGGGGGCAGCGGCGAGACGAACCGCGTGGCCGAGGCGCTGGGGCACCCGCCGAAGTTCGTGACCAGCCCCAGCGGCTATACCTCGCGCTTCACCGACCGGCAGACGCTGGAGATCTTCGAGATGGTGTACTGCGGCAAGATGAACAAGGGGATCGTCGAGCGCCTCCAGCGACTGGGCGTGAATGCCGTGGGCCTGTCGGGCCTGGACGGCCGGATCTTCGAGGGCCGCCACAAGGACTCGGTGCGGGCAGTCGAGAACGGCAAGGTGAAGGTGCTGCGCGGCGACCACACCGGCACCGTCGAGAAGGTCAACACCGGCCTGATCGAGCTGCTGCTGGGTGCCGGCTACCTGCCGGTGCTCACGCCGCCCGCCAGCAGCTACGAGGGCGTGGCGATCAACGTGGACGGCGACCGCGCC from Deinococcus sp. AB2017081 encodes the following:
- a CDS encoding phospholipase D-like domain-containing protein, whose translation is MLFSLRRLVPVLVLLAFTLPVAGAADLPLWPGSMQPPAPLSVPPPPCEAPTGRLALRLWELARQEAGPDLTCGNAFLGFLRTPRSADTPRDAFQITAEQIRAARSEVLLTTMEWRAGAGNPGMTFAQAVRDLYAKVAADPAAYPQGMTVRLLLGGFPDVIRPDGATQPLLAARDLRSLGVPLRDDRVGWTLTVLNYRYLPHSHVKLHVIDGTDMTVAGYNYTDWHLPSSEPGGRDLRDLGLRVSGPVAQSGVAVFDDLWRHSLELVCPADVAAGDVAARCTMQAAPPPSHPAPARAAVATGTARAFMLYRRTGVDHADLAHLALLDGALTQVDLMQADFGPPLTCWYAYLNPSTCPVREWTTYMTHVLAAMQRGVHVRLLLVSYGIGAAPNRSGVALLRRELRRRGLEDRFEARYTTANMHTKTLTVDNEIVVTGSMNFHFASWGSLGLAEAALATDDPTAVAEQNASFEEVWNTGSRPVPEERWQPNVVQDLVD
- the ispH gene encoding 4-hydroxy-3-methylbut-2-enyl diphosphate reductase yields the protein MIERVFLARPRGFCAGVVMAIQAVERAAVTEERPVTVYHSIVHNHTVVERLSAAHGVHFVEDLDAVEALPQGGETVVFSAHGISPRVRERARALGLATIDATCPLVTKVHTEAKKYAREGYTILLIGDSAQHQEVIGTRGEAPDSTILVGVLGKTGEGLHDPHTVEVPDPQKLVVLTQTTLSVDDTRRTVDILKARFPALVVPPSEDLCYATKNRQDAVKAIAPQVDAFLVLTSTHSSNGMRLLELAAESCGRAERLETVADLDRIDLSGVSSVGITSAASTPDDLVQAVVAHFRTLNPALAVIEEGEWEDIEFREPRKILPGDALPRTMQ
- a CDS encoding DUF1294 domain-containing protein, producing the protein MTVSPVHVDALAAAFRVLVAWQVVWGLIAFVSIWRDKVLASGGRRRVPERTLHRTEAWGGWAGSLLAQQVFRHKTRKLSYQRVFWRIAVLWIVGDVVLAALWIAVVL
- a CDS encoding [LysW]-aminoadipate kinase, whose amino-acid sequence is MIVVKVGGSAGIDYDAVCADIAARWAAGEKLILVHGGSGETNRVAEALGHPPKFVTSPSGYTSRFTDRQTLEIFEMVYCGKMNKGIVERLQRLGVNAVGLSGLDGRIFEGRHKDSVRAVENGKVKVLRGDHTGTVEKVNTGLIELLLGAGYLPVLTPPASSYEGVAINVDGDRAAAALAVALKADALLLLSNVPGLLRAYPDESSLIPSIPANDVESYLEFAQDRMKKKVLGAAEAVQGGVRRVIFGDARAGQPVSAALAGAGTVVE